DNA from Megalops cyprinoides isolate fMegCyp1 chromosome 14, fMegCyp1.pri, whole genome shotgun sequence:
TGTGCATACAGCATCCACACAGTACAGACTGTGCATATACCATTCATACAGTACAGACTGTGCATACAGCATCAACACAGTACAGACTGCACATAACAGGAGAATACAGAAGAAAAGAGATCTACTGTTTAAGTAACCATACAGCAGACTTACCTGTAGATGATTTAATCTACCTCATATCTTGAAATTTTGTCTTTATCTCTGTCCTTACAGGTGACATAACTGACAAAGACAGCAAGCATCACTATTTAAGAAGGGATTTTCTGCTACTGTATGTTACAGACTGACATTCCATCGTTTGCAACTGACAACACAAACTCATTTTAAACCGCTTGTACTGAAACCCAAGAAGTGTCGCTTGGCATTCTTTCTTGCATCTCATACGAGGCATTGAAAATcctcttttttcattatattggAGAAGCAGATGAAATTATAGGCACTGTACAGATTAACGGATATGCCTATAATCAAAAGACAGCATGAACATGccaaacaggaacaggaagtcaaTGTCAATATAATACATGACACCTGTGAAAGCTCACATTTATCCACAATCACAACCACTGACAATGGGAGAGATGcaatggcagagagaggagatgtgGCTCCATTCACACTGGTGGGCTCTTCCATACCTACAGAGAAGGTAGGAATTGCCTCGAAAACACTGGATCCCCCAATACCGACAACTGGCTACAAAATCGgcaaaaaaatcaacactgaaaCACGGAAATAAAGGCTTGGAGCTAACACAAGCAGACCACATGAAGTCAGCTTTAGCTAAGAGCTGGACTGCCCTGAGAGTACTGTGATACCAGCCATAGGAAATAGGTGCATGTatctcctttcctttcattggATGACTGCTAAGATCCATCACCCCACCAGACCACTAAAGCCCACCAATAATGCATCCATTTTGGTTCAGTGCCACCTGTTTGAATCATATGTTCAAAGATCTGTTATTGTAGGAATAAGAAATTACATAGTTCCACCCATATTCAAACTTGGTCCTCACATTTGAGTAACAATTTTTTTCAAGTATTACTTCTTTATACTTGCACATGAGTTAGGCAGTTGCTGAAACCAATGAAATATATTCTGTAATTTGTGAAAGCGAAGgacttgcttaaatttgctaCTCAAATTCACAGAGAAAGCAAGATGTGGTTAGGCAGAGTCAGAGTGTATTTTGCCAACCTGGAGCTGGGAGCAATACGTGTCTTTACCATAAAACTGGTTATAGTCTTTGTAAACCACATTTTAATCAgacttcattttaattgtgcttTTTCTCATTGGAATAATTAATAACAACTAATAAtggtgataataataacaatcacattacatcaagaaatgaacagatgttTGTTGAGGAACaggaaaacaacatttcataATCACATTACTGTAAGAATTCAGAACAATAGTTGTGATGATTGTCTCATCAGCTTGTCAGCAGGCACAGTTCATGTATAGATTTCAGTAGCCTGTATTATTGCTATTTCAGcagactgctgctgtgtctAACTTGCagtatgctttttaaaaagggaattaatatgattaataatGACAGCAATCACAATAGCTCTctaatgattttatttactCTTTAATAGGAAAGCCATCTGGGAATATGGCATTACACAGGtgaaattcataattcatgctCCAAATATGATTATTTGGAGTTACACTTAATCATTTTAACAATTACAAGTAATTGTAATCCCgtccaaacaggaaaaacaatgtTTGAGATCAAAATGCTTCAGTTTAAGATACTCTCCCATTGGAGTTGAGTACATACCTTAATAGGTGACCTGCACTGATTTGGAAAGTGCCATATGAAACCTACTGTAAGAAAGCGGCATTTGAAAAAGCCCCATTTCCCGGAGAAGTGCTGTTTCTGTCAGAATGTGAGCCAACAAGGCACGGTGAAACTTCCCAATCTAATGTTTCTAAGTAAAACCCTGTGCACTTAATTTGCATGTTCCTGTCTATCTTACTGtttgcacacatttaaaagagaatgcaCTTTACATCACTTTAAAAATCCAAAGGATATCTATtatgaatgaaattatttttggttGTTGATTTCTAACCTTCTGAGTGGTTTTGgtgttgcattttaataactttttgTACCAAGGGGTGCGCCATCAGAGACTTCAGATTTGAGGCGGTTTAGGAGTCTAGTTGCCATGTAATTTTGTTAGGAAACAAGCACAGATGTGACTGTATTGGATTGCTTCAGAATTAATAGGTTTAACTGTTTGTGGTGTCACGTTCACTCAGCAGTGCaccctctcctctgattggttggatTCCACAGTCAATACCTGTGGACCAGTCACGGAGGAGTGCAGGTTTTCTGTAGAGAAAAACACATTCTCCATTTTGAGAACTTGGGAAGCTTTGAAGAATTTACAGCGCAAACATAACTGGGTGTTTTCACAGGATGGGGTTTGGGAGTGTGATTACCTTCTAATCTTGATGAAAAAAGCAATTTGGAATCTGAATGTAAAgagctgtaaaatattttttctctgtacaGTCTAATTTGCCTCACAGACGTGTTCTGTGTTGAAATGAACTTCTCAGTGTGTAGTGTAGAATGTTGCCCAAGTAAATGCATGATCTTTGTCATTTAGCCCGTCATGGTAGTACATGATTGCATACCGTTTGCCTGATACTAAGGCACAATCTCTACGACGACTCAGTGTGACTATCAGTAGGACTGTGCATATAGGTTTCCGTTTTCGTTTTATAGACTGAAGttctgtatattatatattttgtacagTTGTAAAtccattaataaaatgtatttaataagttaatgttttattgttttttctttctaaaatgtTAACACATGCTTGTGCAGCTTTGTCAACAAAGATGTGTCCTAATTTTCGTaaatatgaccaaaaaaaagacaagtttaTAAGTCAACGGTATTTCATCTTCAAGTATACTTTAGTGGAATACATTGCTTCTTCCTGTTCTGAGCTTTAAAATAGAACTCATACATTACTCCACAGTCTTGAAATTTTACAGAAAGTGCAGGAGTCTTAATTGTATCTCTTAGTTTGTCctgaaaatattacaatgttCCTAAAGCACAAAAGTGCTTTAATCCACACTTACCTGTCAGACAGGTGTACTAGACTTGTGCATTCAACAAGCATCTTTCGTTATCCCCCTCTGAATCTACAGATTTGAGACTTTGACCTTGGGACaggcaaacacattttcacaatgaGGAAGGTTTCCAGAGACTGACATCTATAAATACAATATGgtttattatgattatgtttCCTCACTATTTATTTTATGGCCTGCTTCCCCCTCATAATGTACACAGTAATTGTCCTCTTCTGTCTTCATATTCTAAATAAAAAATCCTTCATAAATGCACAAGACAGTTATCAGCTTCACGACACATAATTTGTGTCCATAACGATATAAACATGCCTTCTTTCTACATTTGCGCATGTAATTTTCTTTGCAAAGTTACAATACACATCTCCTCCGTGTTTACAATGTCAGTGTCCCCTTCCTTGTTGGCACAATGTGCCTCACCATAACTTTGTCTCCTTTACAACATGAAGCCTTTCATCTTATCTACACTGTTCAAAAGATGTTAACATCCTCACAACATATACCACAATGTAGCCTTCTAAACAGtgtacaaaacatttaatcctattcatcacatttcattccttcacaaaatgaaaaacattttgctctTCTCTGTCTGTAAAAATGCCTGTCTcttagaaaaaaatgacacatatcCCTTCCAACATGTAGAATAAATTCTGtacaatacatatacatatacatacaattcatcttttttccccacagtaaAATAACTGCTCTCTTTGTGTCAGGGCACAAGTAGTTGTATTGAACTGTAGAAAAGTGAGTTTAGATCTTTTGGCTGAATTAACAACTTGGCAGCAGGAAAACTACTTCTAGCCTCGTGCAAAGCACCTTTTCATTCTTAGATATCTAATGGTACAAATAGAAGAGATTTTctaaagcattttgtttttcagtctttggATAAATAAAAAGCTGGCTTTGCTGGCAATTCTAGAATTCCAGGTTTATCAGATGAAAGTCAGGATTAAACTACAGTATATGTCGCAAAAGCATTTCAAGGAGGTGCATGCAATGACTTGCCTGCACCAGTAGATGGACTCGTAACGGTCCATAGTCTGACGTTCCATACTTTAATGGTACACTCATATTTCTTCATTAATAGAAGTAATATAAaaggaattttattttaacagggGAAAACATTATGGAATCATTAGCTATATCAGATTCTAAAACATATGAGCCACGCTACTTTTGATTATTTCACAAAAAGCAGTTTGCTCTTTGGAGGCATCTGAGGAGACTGATTTGTTGTGACACCCTGTTCTGTATCCCTGTATAAGCACTCCCTTTTCGTTATTTCTGAACTTTCTCTCCCACATCATACTTACAGAAAACTATAAACTGCTATATTCTTATGTTTGCAATTTTTTCACAACTTTGATGGCTATACTTGCAAACTAGGTAGGGCAAACAGGGCAAATGTACTGCTGGAGGTTTTAATTATTGGTTTTAATTATCCAACATATGCATCTTTTGTGACCACGCAATTTAATTTGTAGTGGATGCTTACTTGGTTTCACTAATGGTGTGGCATTTCCAGGCCTAATTTCAGAACATGGACTTTGGAGGTGAGGGGCAGGTGGGGGATCTTGATGACAGGCGGAGAGAGATGGGAAAGTTCCAGTGTCCCCACAATCTACAGATAACATGTATGCAGTGTATTTCAGCATAGGTTCCTTTGTTGTGATAAAGCTAGCTAACACTTCTtacaaaaaaccaaacagaagaaacaaaacttgatcatttattttaaattgcattaccTGAAATGCATGTAGCAGACGTgcttatccaaagcaatttacatcacaatagaacatacaTGTACTTATTTTATGTAagtaagcaacagtgtcagaccaggctaacaacactcccagaccagtgaaatgtgtaaaaagggGAAAGCTCCGATGTTCAAGCTTATTGCCTTTCTCGGAAGCCCCCGCTAACCACAATATCATCATAATAATCTCTGGCAAGATTGGGCGTTTCACAGTTACATGGCTACTCTACCAGAAGAAATAAATCGAATTAACTGCGATGAAACTCAGCGCttacaatgaaaatgcaaagtgaTGACCCTCCCATAACTCATCTACTGAGGGTCTTTGAGTGAAGTTTTGCGTCACCAGTGGATACATAGCACAAGCGAATGATACTTTACGCGAGTGTCAGCCTACGCAACTTTGCGGACTACGGGAGTGTTTCCCTTTGCACGTACCTTGCTCTACACGTCAGTCTTAAATTACTAGTAGCAATGACAGTAGTTGCGAGAACATAAATTACGTCTGCCTGATGTGCACTTCACTCCTGCGTGGTGTTTTCTCAAACTGAAAGCTCATCCACATGGCCAAATGCATGTGGGCAGAGAAAAGCTACGTGTCTGTAGGGAACCGCAGGGGAGCAATATACTTCACTACTGTTCCAGTGAAGGAAGCGACACTTCCGATTGTCTTTAAGAGCCCGGAtagctcagtcggtagagcatCAGACTTTTAATCTGAGGGTCCAGGGTTCAAGTCCCTGTTCGGGCGGCTTGTTTTGTTCACAGGCAAACAATCAAACCGTGTAGAAAACAATCATGCTAGTAACGGCGTCACGTACAAATCATAAATGAGGAGAGGTAATAATTGTGTGTTGAACAAAAATTAGTATTAAGAGCAAATTGTAGCTTCACTGTCTGCTTACCTCTCATATGGCTATGATTACCATGTCCTCACATATTTATAGCATTTTAcgagcaaatgtgtttttacatggACAACCACAACGCCTGCGTTACTACACATTGATTATTAGAAAGGGTGCAATCTTAATTTCACAGAATACAGGTTAAAGAGATAAGGCCCATTTATAGCACATGAAAATCAGATAATTACAGTTGATAAACAGCATGATAAACACGTCAAACAACCATAGGCTGCAATCTGTTCGCTTACCTCGCAGCCACTTGATGTCATTAGGAGGTACAGCCGGCAGGAGAGGCTGTTACTTATGGCGTCAGTCAACTTTGCACTTACTGACAGGGATAATCTCTGACTGTTGGAGAGATCCCTGTCTAATGCTGAGTTGATGTTCAGCAGGTCTTGTGACCGCTGATGACCGTTTAGTCAGGGCTGTTGCTGAGCGGAGACGGGATATAAATGCCGGCTGCCTGGCCCGGGTCAGAACAGAACAAGCAAACCCGGAGCTGTGCAATGGACCACGTAGCGATCCCCCTTCTCCTGGGCATGGCCACTGTCACCTGGGCCCTGCCAGTCCAGGTAAACACAGAGCGACGTCGCTACGGCTCGATGCATAGTTTTGTTACTTTGctgcaagatttttttaaaacaatattttgttcATGATTGAAATCGCTGACTTTGAATATGTGTGGCTTCTCCGTAGAATTCCTCTGGTATCAACGAGAGCAGCAAACGGTTTCGAAGAGGACTTTCAGGTCAGTAAAACCTGTGCACATTATACGTTAAACTTCCACACTGTCGATGCCAGTGGTGGGATGGATgctcatatatttatttattctttagcTAATGAGATCCTGTTGCAAAACGAGATGACAGCAATGGACAAGATCATGGAGGCCAATGAATACCAAAGTAAGGACGCAACTGAAATACACGATATGGTTTATTATATGAAAAAGGTGCCTTAGAGAGATTTTGGGCTGATGCAGGCAGGCACGTGTTCAGTTTTATCATGTTTTATGTTCCAAAAAGCGCACGCTAATATTtgttctattattattattattattattttaaaatgcatcaggTGTCAGACATCTTGAGCAGCCTTAGGGTTATAAGACAAAGGTAGTCATTTTGCAGAagcttttatctaaagcgacttacaagcgAGGAGACttacaagcaaaaagccatataaagagtcaacaatattagaagcgctgcgaggccaagtttcaatagtttgCCAGATAAGGTACAAGATAGCTGGCAGTGATatgagtgcatgaaaccatggatttgaattttttcaacGAAGTTGAAACAAAGTTTTAAGATATAAGAAAGAGCTTtgggtggtagtgtttcaggtgatcaggtgagcacGAAGAGCcgtgtcttcagatgtttcttgaaggtagtgagggactcagcatATCGGATGaaactcagcagaatggatgaatcATACATGTTGACTCACTCCGTGTATGCGAATTTGCACACTGCAGCTGACCCCGTCATCGAGGGCACCAGTTTCAGGGAGGGCGACATCGCCGTCACCAACAGGAGGGGTCTGAAGAGCTGCTTTGCACGGACCTGCCTGTGGCCCATGTCTGTGGACGGATATGTGTATGTTCCCTACCTCCTGTCCCCGTCATACGGTAAGCCTATATCATATTACATCACTTTACATtgtactttacatttacatttacattgttgtacattgtacaacagTTGTACATGATAGCCTTGGTGAAAGGCATTACCTATATCAACACACAGGTAATTGAGTGATAGTCTGACTGCCGACACATTGATGTAGGTGGACCTTTAGCGCCTCAGTGGTGTGATATCCTGTACCTGCAGATGACATGGACAGGATCAACATCCAGAGCGGGATGGAGGCCATTGAGAATGGCACCTGTATACGCTTCGTCCCCTGGACTCACCAGAGGGACTACATCGACATTCAGCCCAAGTCTGGGTGAGCTGCCTATCTCATTGCCTTAAACCACAGTAATAAAGGACAGGACAGTTCTAAGTTCAAACCAAATGCAGTGTAACAtcctttattacattacatcattgtcattaagcagacactcttatccagagcaacttacataagttagttttttacatttatacagctggatatttattgaggcaaccAACCAAGGGTAGAACTGTAGTGGTGTAGTAGGGAgatgaaccagcaacatttctgttatgagccttgctccttaccacttcgctacactgctgccctcgttttatgcattttaagtgTAAAGCAAAgtcattatgttacatttctgCTCCgaaaatctgttttcaaattCAGCTTTGCACATGCTCTGATGACTCTGTTGTTTGCTGTGCGAGCAATATTTCTGACTACAATTTACCCTGTGCACgccgtgtacatgtgtgtctgtgtgtgctgcgGCACAGATGTTGGTCGTACCTGGGGGCTCACGGGGGCGGGCAGCTCCTCTCCTTAGAGCCGCCCAACTGCATGACGTCGGGGGTCGTGTCCCACGAGCTCATGCATGCCCTCGGCTTCCTACACGAGCAGTCCCGTGCCGACCGGGACAAGTATGTCACCATCCTGTGGGCCAACATCTGGAAAGGTAAGACAGTCCTCACGCTCCTGGGCTCCACGGTCTCAGATGCAGAAGCACTGGTGACAGAACTGACTGAAGTCCTGCTCTCTGACTCCCCGCAGATCGCGTGAGGAACTTTGGAAAGTACAAAGCGAACAACATGGACAGCCCTTATGACTACAGCTCCATCATGCACTTTGGGAAGTACGTAGAGACTTGGGGCTGGGTTTTCAAAATTGTtatataaaacagcattttattactgttgaaTTATACACTGACCAGAACACGTATCATCcttttgcatgtaaatgcaGGTTTGCCTACTCTGAAGATGGTGAGCCAACTATTGTCCCGAAGAGGAACCCCAATGCCAAGATGGGACAGATATTTGGCCCTAGCGACATGGACAAGCGCAAAATTAATAAACGCTACAAGTGCCGTAAGTGCTGCTTGTGACAATCTTAAAAATGCTAATCAAAGCAAAACTAATCTCACCTTCTACTTCATAGCCAGGGAATCAGGTTGGCACGTTAGAGTGAGGCACCTGTATAAATAGTCCCGCTTTGCCATTTTAAAGAGTCCTAATTGCAAAAAATTATGAACTTGTTTCTCAGTGTACAAGGATGGTGCTGGAGCAGTACAACACAATgcttataatgtaatgtaataccaGCGTTGTTTATGTTTTACCCCAGCAGTCTCCAAGTTTGCTGAACCTTACATTGAAACACTCGTTAAAGTCTCATTCCACTGTTTCCTCACAGGCGTGTGAGTTGGACAGCCCAGAGCCCTGCCAGGGTCACACTTGCCAGCCCCTCTAAGGCAGCAGGAAACCAGACCACTCACAAGAATAATGTGAAATCATGACTTCAGTCAATAAAGATTCCACCTTAGAGCTGAATTCACTTTGTCTGGTGTTGCTTCTCATGACCCTGCTGACTCCCACACATATTTGAACGAAAGACCACTCCAGCAGTAATTTCACTACCTTCACTTGCTTCAttaccacaccacactgctgcataaactgaaaacaaaaagttctttcatatttattcattttgtcacaCTGTTCAGTGGAATGTAACAGTAGTCTTGCCACAGCCTTCACAaattttttacagaaatacaggAGTGTAAACTTACCATCATATGTCTGTGGCTGGGCCCTTTGTACATTGAAACTGTGCAAATGGTTTCTGCGCATGGCAAACTGCTTACCAATGAAAACATGTCCAACACACCAGCAAAATAAGCATACTGCTGTGTCAGGTAACCACACCCTTGTATCTGACCGTCAGAGCACTGGTAGTTTATCCCAATCACAGGGTGTAGGCCGAGACTGAGGCAGCCACGACCGTGGCTCCACGGTAGGCTTGTGTTAACGTCTCCATGATGTCAGGAATGTGCTACATTACATCCCTGTCATTTAGCTAGCGCTAGCGACGGTACAGGGAATGATGCGAGACCATGTGCCGCGTCAAGCCGCTTCCTCACTTGATAGAGAATGACATGGTCCTTTCGAATCAGCCACTCTCCACTGAACAGTCAACTCGATTCTCAGCTTAACACTACAGACAACTTAAGCACAAAGGACTGGAGTGACTCTAGTCACAGGTGAGGATAATGTGCTCATGTGAAAATAATGTGCTCATTTCTAGCTGTCGGTGCAGGAGGGCTCACAGGTCCGGGACATGAACACAACTGTAAAGATATTGGTTGTTAGCTGGATGCTAAACATGTGGGAACTATTTACAGGCAGGCACTGTAGTCTCAGCCTCTCCCACTGACTTAGACctgtttttcagacagcagAACTAGCGGCAGCACTTGCCCTGGGGCCAAACTCGTCCTGTGCTTTACGCACAGCACTCTGCAGTAGCTGCAGTACAGTAACAGTATAGGTACGCTAAGGCACTGGCTTTAGGGGATAAAAATGGACACACATGTAGTCACACCTCATCTGTTTGCTTATTCAGAATGAAATTTCATGCTATTCACCAGCAAAATACAGTTTGCTTTCCAAATCAAAAGTCATGTCTTCTGGTCAGAtggcattaaaatatttattaattttgtagaaaagctgacatttaaaaaagacataaaataaacagtactACGTTCACCACCGTGTGTCTAACAGTGACTATTCATCTTCGCCTCCAGTGCaaaatttttacaatgtttacagATGCCTGTAAAACATGTAACAATATTAACAACTGTGAGTATTTACAGAACATATGGAGAAACGCTTAGGAAAAACCTATAAAAAGTTGCACTTctttcaaacacattcaggtgACACACCATAAGTGACTACTACGGCAATACAAAAATCAGCTTAGCAAACGTTTTacagcttaaaaaaataatttatatcattaaaaaaagatcagcACTGCTCTTCGACACAGTGATATACAAAAACTGCAGTAAGTAAAAAAGAGACATTCCTTTATCTGTCTGATTTTCTGTATGAAATCGCAGACGGTGatcctgaaagaaaaaaaacaaattgcaattACACATATGTACAAAAGTAGTTCTGGGGAACgcacagcagacagacaaacatcCCTTCACCGTGTGGTACCAAACATACACCCGCCTGTCTGGGAAAGCACTGTGGACTCCATCCATAAAACAGCAATACAGAAGAACATGAGTGTATTGTGCTCCAACCTGAGCGTTACGGAAACGTTCCAAGAAATACTTGTGAAGCCCAGTGAATGCCGATTAGCAGTCTATGACTGATTACACAAGTCTGTGAACTAGCAGGAACAGTCTAGTGACGGTGAAGCAGGGGAGCATTGGGCATGGCACTCACCTGGGCCATACATGTACAAAGGCGAAAGACAACTCAAATAGAGCCAGGTTCTATTCTCAAGCAACCACTTCTGGCGATATCCCATCATATCAGCCGAACGTGTCATATGCCTTGGCTCCTCAAGGGGCTTTACATGACTGCTGTGTACTGGATTAGGAAATAAATCattaacagaggaaaaaaaatccgaAAGTGACAGCGCTATGTAGACTGGATCTGGTTTCACACAGTCTTGTGTAATCAGTCACAGGTAAATCATATCAAACTGGAACTTAGTAAAATTAGACCAGCGCttacttaataaaaaaaattgaatttcctGAGGTCTCTCCGCAAATATGGGAAATGGAATTCCTTGGAGTCCAGGTACAGTGTATGATTACACAATCAGTGTCAACACCCCGGTGGCAGTGCTCCCCGATCACAGGCTATACTGCAGCACAGGACTGCGAGTAACAGAATTACAGCAGGTGGTGACTAGTGATGAGTGACAGTGCTGTACTAGACACCTTTATAATGAAATTGCAAGGAATATTCTGTAAAGTACTACCCAAAATGCAATTTGGTGCATTCATTTACAGGCCAACTTATCCACTTGTATTTGCACATAAGACAGGATTTCCCTTGTCAAATATACTTTTGAAAAACTAATCTTATAATCATGTGCTAATCAAATGCGCTAATGCCAAGCTGGAAAAGGAACCATTACTGGCCAAAGCAGCACCAGAGGATAAGGTGCATTCAGTGGACAAGAAATTTaatttcttgcttttttcaCCGCGTCTCTGAAATTGTATTAACCCTCACAGGGAAAGGTGAGGCAAGGTGTGTGCTAGTGTGCACCGCCTTATATTTAGGCCAACTACAGGCTACACACCTGTCAAAGGAATTCTTGCTGCCAGCTTCACTTGAAATTGAGTATGGCAGTGAAGGCTTTTGAAATCTTCATATGGAGCtcattctgtttctgtgcatgtcCCATGTCTCACCAGCAGGTGATACCAATATGCAGAGATACCAGAACACCAATGAAAATGATTCTTCCATTGGTCTCATGCCTAAATTACCGGTGGGGCCTCTGATTTTACTACTACAGACTACTGATTTTCCCTATTTGAAGTGCTCAAGGCTGGAGCTAATGCGTGTTGATGAATCCGAAACGCCCCACCCACGACACCACAGAACACCAAAGACCCGGAGATGCTGGGTGAAGCGTGCAGTAATGGGGGCATAGTGAGCGGGTGTGGCAGGGCTGTGGCAGACCCACCTGGCTGCACCCCTCCCAGCCGCTGCTGGATGGTCTCCAGGTGCTGGATGTACTCGGTGAGAGAGCGCTCAGGATCCTGGGCCAGAGAGACGGCACACTCTGCAGGCCTCAGCAGCGGACTGGAGAACAACCTGGGGAGCGGATATTACATGCAAAGTGACGCTACGCAGTCTTCACATCCACTGGAAACGACGCTAAGCTAATCTATTTAAATaagttcttttttattaatttaaaaaagtttcaaaaacatTACGCATACGTGtccggcatttagcagacactcattaCGACAATCTGGGGTggcttgcataggttacaattttatccatcactgggtatttactgaggcaattgtgggttgagtaccttgcccaagggtacaacagcagtgccccagcagggaatccaactggcaaccttttggttatgagccctgctgctcaccagtatgctacactgctgccatcaGCACCATGCCCTCTGAGACAAACCCATGTCAGTCGCACTGAGTAAGTATGAGGCCAAAGTTTATGTTCTGGGTGCTGGTATATCCCTGAGTGTCTGGGTGAACCAGGTTACCTGTTGTGCAGTCTGAAGGGCGACTTGACAGGCGGCATCAGGGGCGAGACCACGCGCTGCTGGGCGAGGTTGCCGTCACGGGTGGGCGGGGAGTTAAAGATGACGCCGGGATGCTGCTGCCTCAGCACTTCAGCTCTGACGCCAGGCCCTGTGGGAGGAGAGTTCACACACATACGGTCGGCACCTGCTTTAAAAACTCAGCCACAACTCCACTCGCAGGTCTGGCTCCTTACCAGAAGGGTGCCCATGTCCATTCaccactgctgcagctgtggggCCTTTTTTAGTTGCCTTCTGCCACTTCCGCACCAGGAATCTCAATCTGTGGCACCAGAGACACAGCAAGTCTGTTCACAACTCAGCACAGAATCCAATAACATGCAAGCTAAACAGCAGCTAACTGACATCAGCAAATAACTAAAAT
Protein-coding regions in this window:
- the LOC118789265 gene encoding high choriolytic enzyme 2-like; the protein is MDHVAIPLLLGMATVTWALPVQNSSGINESSKRFRRGLSANEILLQNEMTAMDKIMEANEYQTDPVIEGTSFREGDIAVTNRRGLKSCFARTCLWPMSVDGYVYVPYLLSPSYDDMDRINIQSGMEAIENGTCIRFVPWTHQRDYIDIQPKSGCWSYLGAHGGGQLLSLEPPNCMTSGVVSHELMHALGFLHEQSRADRDKYVTILWANIWKDRVRNFGKYKANNMDSPYDYSSIMHFGKFAYSEDGEPTIVPKRNPNAKMGQIFGPSDMDKRKINKRYKCRKCCL